A genomic window from Geotrypetes seraphini chromosome 18, aGeoSer1.1, whole genome shotgun sequence includes:
- the PCDHB1 gene encoding protocadherin beta-1 isoform X1 — MHFIQKNSSTEIALSGDVSCNREFSQASRFLRMASKLETTRLQRQVVTFFLLLCVTSAVSASFKYSIDEEMEIGSLVTNIANDLKLDIRKLASRKARIMSESNTQYFQLNINSGDLLIKERIDREELCGHLDPCVLSFEFLLENPVQFHRAEVRVQDINDNPPVFSNKQMVLKIHELSQPNTRFTLERALDSDLGVNSVQNYRIVPNKHFQLDVQNGSDGRKYAELVLEKQLDHEELQEVNLILFAIDGGRPPKSGTAQIKILVQDANDNFPQFSHSAYKVQLRENSAQNTLVFKTEASDQDQGILGEITYSFSQVSEKVLKLFKLNQSTGEIIVRGFIDFEEARTHEINIQATDGGGLSAHSKVIVEILDENDNSPEVIITSIVSPIPEDSLPGTVIAVLNVRDRDSKENGKTVCSVEGVTPFSLRSSFKNYYSLVTEISLDREKVSEYNITIIATDCGSPSLTSQETVRVQISDINDNPPLFKQNSYTIYVNENNSPSLLIGTLNAVDLDYEQNAKITYALLPNEVGEISVGSYFSINPENGNIYALQSLDYEKIRNFRAVVRATDGGSPSLSSNATLHFQVMDENDNPPIILYPIQESTSLSSDLVPRSAQADYLVTKMVAVDGDSGQNAWLSFKLLKSTDASLFNVVEHNGEIRTTRPITERDNIKQKLIIVVRDNGKPSLSTTAILNILLVDGFSEPYMQFPDLHSKDAKDSNLTLYLVIALVLISFIFLVSVTVFIVVKIIKSRRSQEKYISAPGNFYGENEMPNNLIDLSGTGTLSQSYRYEVCLTTESGGSEFKFLRPLLPSFPNHSGTIEVNAGSNPNSQPFSNPPDQDSSIEDAAKIFVEKKICREEYL; from the coding sequence ATGCATTTCATCCAAAAGAATTCATCCACTGAAATTGCCCTCTCTGGTGATGTGAGCTGTAACCGGGAATTTTCGCAGGCCAGTAGGTTTTTGAGAATGGCGTCCAAGCTGGAGACTACCCGGCTTCAAAGGCAAGTTGtgactttctttcttttgctttgCGTGACAAGTGCGGTTTCTGCATCATTTAAGTATTCCATAGACGAAGAAATGGAGATCGGGTCCTTAGTGACTAACATTGCAAATGATTTAAAACTGGATATCAGAAAACTAGCTAGCCGCAAGGCTCGAATAATGTCGGAAAGCAACACGCAGTATTTTCAGCTGAATATAAATTCCGGAGATCTACTAATAAAGGAAAGAATAGACCGGGAAGAGTTATGCGGACATCTTGATCCTTGTGTGCTAAGCTTCGAATTTCTGTTAGAAAACCCAGTCCAGTTCCACCGAGCTGAAGTGCGGGTACAGGATATCAACGACAATCCCCCCGTTTTCTCGAATAAACAGATGGTTTTGAAAATTCATGAATTGTCCCAACCAAACACTCGCTTTACATTGGAAAGAGCGCTGGATTCAGATCTAGGAGTTAACAGTGTCCAGAATTACAGAATTGTTCCAAACAAACATTTTCAGCTGGACGTCCAGAATGGCAGCGATGGCAGGAAGTATGCAGAGTTGGTGCTGGAGAAGCAGTTAGACCACGAGGAACTGCAGGAAGTTAATTTAATACTTTTTGCTATAGATGGCGGTCGGCCCCCGAAATCCGGCACCGCTCAGATAAAGATATTAGTTCAGGATGCAAATGATAATTTCCCCCAGTTCAGCCACTCAGCATATAAGGTTCAGTTGAGGGAAAACTCCGCTCAGAATACTTTGGTGTTCAAAACTGAAGCTAGTGACCAGGACCAGGGGATACTTGGGGAAATAACCTATTCATTCAGCCAGGTATCTGAAAAAGTTCTTAAACTTTTTAAATTAAACCAATCCACGGGTGAAATAATTGTCCGGGGTTTCATTGATTTTGAAGAAGCAAGAACACATGAAATAAACATTCAAGCAACAGATGGGGGAGGGTTATCTGCCCATTCTAAAGTCATTGTTGAGATTCTGGATGAAAATGACAATTCACCCGAGGTGATCATTACATCAATTGTTAGTCCAATTCCAGAAGATTCTTTGCCGGGTACCGTGATTGCTGTTCTCAATGTAAGAGATCGAGATTCGAAAGAAAATGGGAAAACTGTTTGTTCAGTCGAAGGCGTCACACCGTTCTCCTTAAGATCTAGTTTCAAAAATTATTATTCTCTGGTCACTGAAATTTCTTTAGATAGAGAGAAAGTGTCAGAGTACAACATAACCATTATTGCAACGGATTGCGGATCTCCAAGTCTAACTAGCCAGGAAACAGTTAGGGTACAAATATCAGATATTAATGACAACCCTCCTCTGTTTAAGCAGAACTCATACACCATCTATGTTAATGAAAACAACAGTCCATCCTTACTGATTGGCACCTTAAATGCTGTTGATTTAGACTATGAGCAAAACGCCAAAATTACCTATGCCTTATTGCCCAATGAAGTAGGTGAGATTTCTGTGGGCTCTTATTTTTCTATCAATCcagaaaatggaaatatataTGCTCTACAATCCTTGGATTATGAAAAGATTCGAAACTTTCGGGCAGTTGTGAGAGCCACAGATGGAGGTTCCCCTTCATTAAGCAGTAATGCAACCCTTCACTTTCAAGTAATGGATGAAAATGACAATCCCCCCATCATTCTATATCCTATACAGGAAAGCACTTCACTTTCTAGTGACCTGGTACCCAGATCTGCACAGGCTGATTATCTTGTCACTAAGATGGTAGCTGTAGATGGAGATTCGGGCCAGAACGCCTGGCTCTCCTTCAAACTACTAAAATCCACAGATGCCAGTCTATTTAATGTAGTTGAACATAACGGAGAAataaggaccaccaggccaataaCAGAACGTGATAATATAAAGCAAAAACTTATCATCGTTGTTCGAGATAATGGGAAACCATCATTATCCACCACTGCAATATTAAATATACTTCTGGTTGACGGATTTTCAGAACCATATATGCAATTCCCGGATTTACATAGCAAAGATGCAAAAGATAGTAATCTAACTTTGTATTTAGTGATCGCATTAGTTttgatttcatttatttttctggTGTCTGTGACAGTGTTTATCGTTGTCAAGATAATTAAATCACGAAGATCTCAAGAAAAGTATATTTCAGCCCCTGGGAACTTCTACGGAGAAAACGAAATGCCAAATAATTTAATTGATTTAAGTGGAACTGGTACTCTCTCTCAGTCTTACCGTTATGAGGTGTGCTTAACAACAGAATCAGGTGGTAGCGAATTTAAATTTCTTCGACCCTTATTACCAAGTTTTCCTAATCATAGTGGCACCATTGAGGTTAATGCTGGAAGCAACCCTAACTCTCAACCTTTTTCTAATCCACCGGATCAAGACTCTTCCATTGAG